A single region of the Streptomyces sp. NBC_00425 genome encodes:
- a CDS encoding restriction endonuclease → MAVPVRAPRPVRRPRRFELRATAVYFVLLAVLLTLVGTVARTAAAAAERRPAWAVALALVAAGAVVAGRRGGRRISAARLARRAAAALDEATMTAVEVLDAPSPAPSPASAPAPDPAAEPPAGRDGTERTLLLVDPRDPFDSVAPVEQAVVDTEEIAYEALDPDEFEQAIADLCRRDGCRDVDVVGGAGDLGADVVARTPDGRLVVIQCKRYCDANRVGSQDMQRFGGTCYTVHGADVAVVVTTSDFTGPALEYAGQCGIVCIDGRDLLRWQEGGGPRPWEHEFPAGQETLSEG, encoded by the coding sequence ATGGCCGTACCCGTACGTGCTCCGCGTCCCGTGCGCCGACCCCGCCGGTTCGAACTCCGGGCGACGGCCGTGTACTTCGTCCTGCTGGCCGTGCTGCTGACCCTGGTGGGAACGGTCGCCCGAACGGCTGCGGCCGCCGCCGAACGCCGTCCCGCCTGGGCCGTCGCGCTCGCCCTCGTGGCAGCGGGCGCCGTCGTGGCGGGTCGCCGCGGCGGGCGCAGGATATCGGCGGCGAGGCTCGCGCGCCGCGCCGCGGCGGCCCTGGACGAGGCCACGATGACCGCGGTCGAAGTCCTCGACGCCCCGTCACCCGCCCCGTCCCCCGCCTCCGCACCCGCGCCCGACCCTGCGGCCGAACCCCCCGCCGGGCGCGACGGCACGGAACGGACACTTCTCCTCGTCGACCCCCGCGACCCATTCGACTCCGTGGCCCCCGTGGAGCAGGCCGTCGTCGACACCGAGGAGATCGCCTACGAGGCCCTGGACCCCGACGAGTTCGAGCAGGCGATAGCGGACCTGTGCCGACGCGACGGCTGCCGGGACGTCGACGTCGTGGGCGGGGCCGGTGACCTGGGCGCGGACGTCGTGGCGCGGACGCCGGACGGACGCCTGGTCGTCATCCAGTGCAAGCGCTACTGCGACGCCAACCGAGTCGGTTCCCAGGACATGCAGCGGTTCGGCGGCACGTGTTACACCGTTCACGGCGCCGATGTCGCCGTCGTCGTCACCACCAGCGACTTCACCGGTCCCGCGCTCGAGTACGCCGGGCAGTGCGGCATCGTCTGCATCGACGGGCGAGACCTCCTGCGCTGGCAGGAGGGCGGGGGACCCCGACCGTGGGAGCACGAGTTCCCGGCCGGCCAGGAGACCCTGAGCGAGGGGTAG